Proteins encoded by one window of Arachis ipaensis cultivar K30076 chromosome B04, Araip1.1, whole genome shotgun sequence:
- the LOC107639469 gene encoding transcription factor MYB3R-3 has protein sequence MLELKTEACCLENKQSTAASCSSVSEGSGSPINKSTEMCGPTSTSPSHRRITGPIRRAKGGWTAEEDETLRNAVATYKGKNWKKIAEYFPDRTEVQCLHRWQKVLNPELVKGPWTLEEDDKIVELVSKFGPTKWSLIARSLPGRIGKQCRERWHNHLNPDIKKDAWTLDEELALINAHHTHGNKWAEIAKVLPGRTDNAIKNHWNSSLKKKLDFYLATGRLPPVPKNNAQVAVKDTIRLSTSKTIPVCSSKELNLAVETPFEPTTVSMLDESGMNQSSSGTVRDVRDSSSVPANESADSDGVECKPGSSNIDLAWSNSKPVSIVNFRITCGTNFENSGLSVNSKFERCVDNCEMSCSSRSIRTSFSQESPTCGSLCYEPPQLSGSVPLDSLSLSLQNEYCSNPMLSPIDYFTPASVKGSELCSETPESFLKKAADTFPNTPSILRRRNRVETQTPPCKLLKVENHSCTSNESERTKDNSGSEVGRFSESPASHDNESDLPKAYNASPPYQLRSKRTAVLKSVEKQLEFAFEEKK, from the exons ATGCTTGAGTTGAAAACAGAAGCGTGTTGTCTGGAGAATAAGCAATCCACTGCTGCTTCTTGCTCCTCTGTTTCCGAAGGCAGTGGCAGCCCAATTAACAAGTCCACAGAGATGTGTGGCCCTACATCTACATCGCCCTCACACCG GAGGATCACTGGCCCTATAAGGCGTGCAAAGGGAGGTTGGACGGCAGAAGAG GATGAGACATTAAGGAATGCTGTTGCAACTTACAAGGgcaagaattggaagaaaatag CTGAGTATTTTCCTGATAGAACAGAAGTTCAATGCCTTCACAGATGGCAAAAAGTTCTCAATCCAGAACTTGTTAAAGGACCTTGGACATTGGAG GAGgatgataaaattgttgaactGGTCTCAAAATTTGGGCCTACAAAATGGTCTCTTATAGCCAGGTCTTTGCCTGGTCGAATAGGGAAACAGTGCCGAGAGCG ATGGCACAATCATCTTAATCCTGACATAAAGAAAGATGCCTGGACTTTGGACGAGGAATTGGCCCTGATAAATGCTCATCATACCCATGGGAACAAATGGGCTGAAATAGCCAAGGTTCTTCCTGGAAG AACTGATAATGCAATAAAGAACCATTGGAATAGTTCTTTGAAGAAAAAGTTGGATTTTTATTTAGCTACAGGAAGACTTCCACCAGTGCCAAAGAACAATGCACAAGTTGCTGTCAAAGATACAATTAGACTTTCTACTTCTAAAACAATTCCTGTTTGTTCAAGTAAAGAATTAAATTTAGCTGTTGAAACACCATTTGAACCTACAACTGTTAGTATGCTAGATGAGAGTGGCATGAATCAGTCATCCTCAGGGACAGTTAGAGATGTTCGTGATTCTTCAAGTGTTCCTGCGAATGAATCTGCTGATTCTGACGGTGTAGAATGCAAACCTGGATCATCCAACATAGATCTCGCCTGGAGCAACTCAAAGCCTGTGTCAATAGTTAATTTCAGAATAACTTGTGGGACAAATTTTGAGAATTCTGGACTAAGTGTAAACTCAAAATTTGAGCGGTGTGTAGACAATTGTGAAATGAGCTGCAGCAGCAGGTCTATCAGAACTTCTTTCTCCCAAGAAAGTCCTACCTGTGGTTCTTTGTGTTATGAGCCGCCACAGTTAAGTGGTTCAGTTCCTTTAGATTCTCTTTCTTTAAGCCTGCAGAATGAATACTGCTCTAATCCGATGTTGTCGCCTATCGATTACTTCACTCCAGCTAGTGTGAAGGGTAGTGAATTATGCAGCGAGACACCTGAATCATTTTTGAAAAAAGCTGCTGATACTTTTCCAAACACTCCTTCCATATTGAGGAGACGGAACAGAGTCGAAACACAAACCCCTCCTTGTAAACTTTTGAAGGTAGAAAATCATTCTTGTACTTCTAATGAATCAGAGAGAACCAAGGATAATTCTGGATCTGAGGTTGGGAGGTTCTCTGAGAGTCCAGCAAGCCATGACAATGAGAGTGACCTTCCCAAGGCTTACAATGCATCTCCACCATACCAGTTGAGATCCAAGCGAACAGCAGTTCTCAAGTCCGTGGAGAAACAACTAGAATTTGCATTtgaggaaaaaaaatga